A window of the Desulforapulum autotrophicum HRM2 genome harbors these coding sequences:
- a CDS encoding helicase-related protein, with protein MTTRPDVNAVLRGLKPFQRDTVEYVFDRLYHSPEGSHRFLIADEVGLGKTLVARGIIAKAIDHMWDNIDRIDIVYICSNADIARQNINRLNITGQVGFAHASRLTLLPAILKGFDRKLNFVSFTPGTSFDLKSSTGIQQERALLFHLLRKRWDLPYIPCCNVMQCDVGDKDRWRASLKNYKPGLDLDSQIVALFFDRLKTYIAREKEQGLPDLHSRFLDLCTRFAYYQEHRNLSRDKVRERNRVIGELRAILAGTCLKALEPDLVILDEFQRFKHLLNDDSDAGLLAQELFSYTDEDTDVRTILLSATPYKMYTLYEESGEDDHYQDFLATLEFLENNPRNSAEIKLIIEEYRREMYRFGNGDSGRLLILKQKLETALRKTMVRTERITSMPGHDDMLTEISNTSLGLPPSEIKAYLAMQTISGMIGQGEVIEYWKSAPYLLNFMDHYKFKEAFVQEINGSSNSRFTQILRNSPKAFLSWKDIQSYQQVDPGNARLRKLMVDLLDNGDWRLLWTPPSLPYYELAGAFKQCEGKNITKRLVFSSWTVVPKVLAAIVSYEVERRMYRSFEENPVNTAEERQKRRPLLQFAFSNERLTGMPVLGLLYPSFTLARLGDPLPFFKNRPDKVTETLKSTDILTGIEQCIIEKLAQLPDGDEDLERSDESWYWAAPILLDIQEDKAAAEMWLKQAGLPQIWSGSSKMNHEGGGDSRWADHVDYAAGLMDGETLRLGRRPKDLSWVLAQMALAGPAVAALRSLCRISDDLRECSDKSTRNKAGCVAWGFRKLFNRPEVTALIRGMKRDVPYWRSTLEYCVDGGLQAVLDEYAHILQEFLGVSDLPPDNALQEVANTMTSALSLMTSRVELDDISFKNPDHCIEIRKKSMRNHFALRFGVQQSDDGNEKTREDHVRTAFNSPFWPFVLASTSVGQEGLDFHLYCHALIHWNLPSNPVDMEQREGRIHRYKGHAVRKNLAKRYADCITDSHHPDPWADMFEMARNEHWEASRGLIPFWSFPIKDGARIERHVPTLPLSQDIEKLQALKKSLVIYRMVFGQTRQEDMIDYLLSRLGDADVDAVSRQLQIELGPPKSEDV; from the coding sequence ATGACGACCCGGCCGGATGTAAACGCAGTTCTCCGGGGATTAAAGCCCTTTCAGCGCGACACGGTTGAATATGTTTTTGACCGCCTTTACCATTCCCCGGAAGGCAGCCATCGGTTCCTGATTGCTGATGAAGTGGGTCTTGGAAAAACATTGGTGGCCAGAGGTATCATTGCCAAAGCCATTGACCATATGTGGGATAATATCGATCGCATTGATATCGTTTATATCTGCTCCAATGCAGACATTGCCCGTCAGAATATCAATCGCCTGAACATAACCGGGCAGGTGGGCTTTGCCCATGCCTCCCGGCTTACTCTGCTTCCCGCGATCCTCAAAGGCTTTGATCGTAAATTAAACTTTGTTTCCTTTACTCCCGGCACATCTTTTGATCTGAAGTCAAGCACCGGCATTCAGCAGGAGCGAGCCCTGCTTTTCCACCTGTTAAGGAAGAGATGGGATCTTCCTTACATTCCCTGTTGCAACGTCATGCAGTGTGATGTCGGGGATAAGGACCGGTGGCGTGCATCTTTGAAAAATTACAAACCGGGCCTTGATCTGGATTCACAGATTGTGGCGTTGTTTTTTGATAGGCTGAAGACGTATATTGCCCGGGAAAAAGAGCAGGGCCTTCCTGATCTTCACAGCCGGTTTCTGGATCTATGCACTCGCTTTGCTTATTACCAGGAGCATAGGAATTTATCCAGGGACAAGGTCCGTGAACGAAACAGGGTCATTGGAGAGCTGCGAGCGATTCTGGCAGGAACCTGTTTAAAGGCACTTGAGCCGGACCTGGTCATTCTGGATGAGTTTCAACGCTTTAAACATCTCTTGAACGATGATTCAGATGCCGGGTTGCTGGCACAGGAGCTATTCAGCTATACGGATGAAGATACTGACGTTCGCACCATTTTGTTGTCTGCAACGCCATATAAAATGTACACATTGTATGAGGAGTCCGGTGAGGATGATCATTACCAGGACTTTCTTGCCACCCTTGAGTTCCTTGAAAATAATCCCCGCAACAGTGCTGAAATAAAATTAATAATCGAAGAATACCGCCGTGAAATGTATCGGTTTGGGAATGGGGATTCGGGTAGGCTGCTGATACTCAAGCAGAAGTTGGAAACAGCGCTCCGGAAAACGATGGTCCGAACCGAGCGCATTACATCAATGCCGGGGCATGATGATATGCTGACCGAAATTTCAAATACATCCCTGGGGCTTCCCCCTTCTGAAATCAAGGCCTATCTTGCCATGCAGACCATCTCCGGAATGATCGGCCAGGGCGAAGTTATTGAGTATTGGAAGTCGGCTCCTTATCTGCTGAACTTCATGGATCATTACAAATTTAAAGAGGCCTTTGTCCAGGAGATCAATGGGTCGTCCAATTCCCGATTTACGCAAATTTTACGCAATTCACCCAAGGCTTTCCTTTCCTGGAAGGATATCCAGTCGTATCAGCAGGTGGATCCGGGGAATGCCCGGCTCAGAAAACTGATGGTCGATCTTTTGGATAACGGCGACTGGCGGTTATTGTGGACTCCACCGTCACTTCCCTACTATGAGCTTGCTGGGGCATTTAAACAGTGTGAGGGTAAAAACATCACCAAAAGGCTTGTTTTTTCCTCCTGGACCGTTGTTCCAAAGGTTCTTGCAGCCATAGTGAGCTATGAAGTTGAGCGGCGGATGTACCGGTCTTTTGAAGAAAACCCGGTGAATACAGCGGAAGAAAGACAGAAACGTCGACCCCTGCTGCAGTTTGCCTTCAGCAATGAACGATTGACCGGGATGCCGGTGCTGGGGCTCCTCTATCCGAGTTTCACCCTGGCCCGCCTGGGTGATCCATTACCGTTTTTTAAAAACAGACCTGATAAGGTGACAGAGACCCTCAAGTCCACCGATATACTTACCGGTATTGAACAATGCATTATCGAAAAACTGGCACAATTACCGGACGGGGATGAGGATTTGGAACGAAGCGATGAATCCTGGTATTGGGCTGCCCCCATTCTCCTGGATATTCAGGAAGACAAAGCTGCAGCTGAAATGTGGTTGAAGCAGGCGGGATTGCCCCAGATCTGGAGCGGCAGTTCTAAGATGAATCATGAGGGTGGGGGGGATTCCCGCTGGGCAGATCATGTCGACTATGCTGCTGGGCTCATGGATGGAGAGACTCTGCGACTGGGCAGGCGGCCGAAAGACCTTTCATGGGTGCTTGCTCAAATGGCCCTTGCCGGTCCTGCAGTCGCTGCACTGAGATCCCTGTGCAGGATCTCGGATGATCTTCGGGAGTGTTCTGATAAATCAACGAGAAATAAAGCCGGATGTGTTGCCTGGGGATTCCGGAAACTGTTTAACCGGCCGGAAGTGACGGCCTTGATCAGGGGTATGAAACGGGACGTGCCCTATTGGCGCAGCACCCTTGAATACTGTGTGGATGGAGGGTTACAGGCGGTTCTTGATGAGTATGCCCATATCCTGCAGGAATTTTTAGGCGTGAGTGATCTGCCTCCGGATAATGCTTTACAGGAAGTGGCGAATACCATGACGTCAGCCTTGTCCCTGATGACTTCACGGGTTGAACTGGATGATATCTCATTCAAGAATCCGGATCACTGCATTGAAATCCGGAAAAAGAGCATGCGCAATCATTTTGCCCTGAGATTTGGCGTGCAGCAATCCGATGATGGAAACGAAAAAACCCGTGAAGATCATGTCCGGACAGCGTTCAACTCCCCTTTCTGGCCATTTGTGCTGGCTTCAACCTCAGTGGGCCAGGAAGGACTTGATTTTCATCTCTATTGCCATGCCCTGATCCATTGGAACCTTCCTTCAAATCCTGTTGATATGGAGCAGCGGGAAGGGCGAATTCATCGCTATAAAGGACATGCTGTCAGGAAAAACCTGGCCAAACGATATGCCGATTGTATCACCGACAGTCATCATCCGGATCCATGGGCTGACATGTTTGAAATGGCACGAAACGAACACTGGGAAGCAAGCCGGGGACTCATACCGTTCTGGAGTTTTCCCATCAAAGACGGTGCGCGCATAGAAAGACATGTGCCCACCTTACCACTAAGTCAAGACATTGAAAAGTTGCAGGCGCTTAAAAAATCGCTGGTCATTTACCGGATGGTGTTTGGTCAGACACGGCAGGAAGATATGATTGATTATCTGTTATCCAGGTTAGGAGACGCAGATGTTGATGCTGTCTCAAGGCAATTGCAGATCGAGTTAGGCCCGCCAAAATCGGAGGACGTCTGA